A window of the Hordeum vulgare subsp. vulgare chromosome 5H, MorexV3_pseudomolecules_assembly, whole genome shotgun sequence genome harbors these coding sequences:
- the LOC123452020 gene encoding wall-associated receptor kinase 5-like — protein MMPRKSVPMVIAVALLLSVYMGMAAAVRLPTAVAPDCNTTCGDVKVPYPFGMGPPHCYRQPEFKLTCDRRSTPPRLLLGDGEFEVADIFLENNTMRVRSSHALNVSTSTGRGRWRLGADRVGVEPPPYPYVLLPDFNEFILTGCNVQATLVRDGSIVSGCASFCSATNDGQLVTGAFAPDGKICSNIGCCQSSIPIDDASYDVRIRRLDLDDGGPGPKVDVAAGGDLPLNVIIAETGWLSQDIATYLNDPEHSPRPKAGLRRVPVILQWAVPHGAATTDYDTRACPLDAARSICKSTNSECRDEAYYTLRGYSCQCKEGYQGNPYLTDGCQDIKECDRKEENGCFGDCEELPGKFHCRCPEGTYGNPKVRNGCVKPTINTGHNPGLIIGLSVASGPCLLILVFGAIILIRDFKQRKVNMLRRKLFSQNRGQLLKQLVSHRTDIAERMIVPLAELEKATNNFDQARKVGGGGHGTVYKGILSDLHVVAIKKSKIVVKREIDEFINEVAILSQINHKNIVRLHGCCLETEVPLLAYEFISNGTLNDHLHKESLKSLPWRDRLRIASEIGKALAYLHSGISAPVVHRDIKPSNILLNDAMTAKVSDFGTSRYILMDQTGVTTTLVQGTRGYLDPMYYYTGRLSDKSDVYSFGVLLIELLTRKKPTLYVSSEGDGLAAHFAALLAEGNLYKIVDPQVVEEGGREVEEAAALALSCIKLRGEERPTMRQVEMALEALRAPEEHAVEDLAAKTCKEKHVALSYPSATGRTNTEDASRCYSLEEEFMFSARYPR, from the exons ATGATGCCAAGGAAGTCGGTGCCCATGGTAATCGCAGTAGCGCTGCTGCTCTCCGTGTACATGGGCATGGCGGCCGCGGTTCGCTTGCCGACTGCGGTGGCGCCGGACTGCAACACCACCTGCGGCGACGTCAAGGTGCCATACCCGTTCGGCATGGGGCCGCCTCACTGCTACAGGCAGCCGGAGTTCAAGCTCACCTGCGACCGCAGGAGCACGCCCCCGCGGCTGCTCCTCGGTGACGGCGAATTCGAGGTCGCAGACATCTTCCTGGAGAACAACACGATGCGCGTCCGCAGCAGCCACGCGCTGAACGTGAGCACCAGCACCGGGCGCGGCCGGTGGAGGCTCGGGGCCGACCGCGTTGGCGTGGAACCGCCGCCGTACCCGTACGTGCTGCTGCCGGACTTCAACGAGTTCATCCTCACGGGGTGCAACGTGCAGGCGACGCTGGTCCGGGATGGCAGCATCGTCAGCGGCTGCGCCTCCTTCTGCTCTGCCACCAACGACGGACAGCTGGTCACCGGCGCGTTTGCTCCCGACGGCAAGATCTGCTCCAACATCGGTTGCTGCCAGTCGAGCATCCCCATCGACGACGCCTCCTACGACGTGCGCATCAGGCGGCTGGACCTCGACGATGGCGGCCCAGGGCCGAAGGTGGACGTAGCCGCCGGCGGTGACTTGCCGCTGAACGTGATCATCGCCGAGACGGGCTGGCTGAGCCAAGATATTGCCACGTATCTCAACGACCCAGAGCATTCCCCACGGCCGAAAGCAGGTCTGCGGCGTGTCCCCGTCATTCTCCAGTGGGCCGTGCCGCACGGCGCGGCAACGACTGACTACGACACCCGTGCATGCCCTCTCGACGCTGCCCGGAGCATTTGCAAGAGCACCAACAGTGAGTGCAGAGACGAGGCTTATTATACACTTAGAGGCTACTCATGTCAATGCAAGGAGGGTTACCAGGGCAACCCTTACCTCACCGATGGATGCCAAG ATATCAAAGAATGTGATAGGAAAGAAGAAAATGGGTGCTTCGGCGATTGTGAAGAACTACCAGGGAAGTTCCATTGTAGGTGCCCGGAAGGAACTTACGGGAACCCCAAAGTACGCAATGGTTGCGTCAAGCCCACGATAAACACAG GTCACAACCCGGGTTTAATCATTGGCTTATCGGTTGCTAGTGGTCCATGCCTTCTAATTTTGGTTTTTGGAGCAATCATATTAATCCGTGATTTCAAGCAACGCAAGGTGAatatgttgaggaggaaattgTTCAGTCAAAACCGTGGGCAACTGTTGAAGCAATTGGTATCTCATAGGACAGACATTGCAGAGAGGATGATCGTTCCATTAGCGGAGCTAGAGAAGGCCACCAACAATTTTGACCAAGCACGTAAGGTTGGCGGTGGAGGGCATGGCACTGTCTACAAAGGGATTTTGTCGGACTTGCATGTTGTCGCCATCAAGAAATCAAAGATCGTGGTGAAGAGAGAAATAGATGAGTTTATAAATGAAGTTGCCATACTCTCCCAGATCAATCATAAGAATATTGTGAGGCTTCATGGTTGTTGCCTTGAGACAGAAGTTCCTTTATTGGCCTATGAGTTCATTTCCAATGGAACCCTCAACGAtcatcttcacaaagaatcactCAAGTCACTGCCTTGGAGAGATAGGTTAAGGATCGCAAGTGAAATAGGCAAAGCTCTTGCTTACCTCCATTCTGGTATTTCAGCCCCCGTAGTACATAGAGATATCAAGCCTTCCAATATACTTCTTAACGATGCCATGACAGCCAAAGTGTCGGATTTTGGAACTTCGAGGTATATTCTTATGGATCAAACAGGGGTAACAACAACTTTAGTGCAAGGAACTAGAGGGTATTTGGACCCTATGTACTATTACACAGGTCGACTGTCAGATAAGAGTGACGTTTATAGTTTTGGAGTCCTTCTTATTGAGTTGCTTACTAGGAAGAAGCCAACTTTGTATGTATCCTCTGAAGGTGATGGTCTTGCTGCACATTTTGCTGCATTACTTGCAGAGGGCAATCTGTACAAAATAGTGGATCCGCAGGTTGTAGAGGAGGGAGGTAGGGAAGTCGAAGAAGCAGCCGCTCTAGCTCTGTCATGCATAAAATTAAGAGGAGAGGAGCGACCAACTATGAGGCAGGTGGAGATGGCATTGGAGGCCCTGCGTGCACCGGAGGAGCATGCTGTTGAAGATTTAGCAGCAAAAACATGTAAGGAGAAACATGTTGCACTGAGTTATCCATCAGCTACCGGAAGAACAAACACAGAGGacgcgagcagatgttacagcctAGAAGAAGAGTTCATGTTTTCTGCGAGGTACCCTCGATAG